From one Lotus japonicus ecotype B-129 chromosome 3, LjGifu_v1.2 genomic stretch:
- the LOC130746287 gene encoding uncharacterized protein LOC130746287 isoform X2 translates to MIHTENTETTTSSSPNMNTNNNKSIIINHLPLNLLRSEVVTPAPTFSDSTIDFLPHFAGYSWLAYGASSLLVITHFPSPLSPHQTRFGPIFRQVFELSADHSSPVAAVSWCPDTPSSGDLAAAAENCIWVFNHDSATSNGSFCWSQNAVLVQQTKVGAIRWTGSGDGIISGGMEVVFWKRINKCWEIAWKFKADQPQTLVSATWSIEGPSATAAHPSKEQIGGSLISEVSKCVLVCQSNGLSEYSKVKLHHPLPVVMIQWRPSRGKLNRYGRNSIKNVLLTCCLDGTARLWSEIDNGKVRRAGKDINDQKNTGCSFCAVAVIEINQTLNGVLGSDIFVSWGMEIEGIFRAGERIKQVFSKEGSEHDVRKCDWLVGFGPGMLLSFWAVHCLDDVSPLRFPRVTLWRRIELQNQDIENVFKFDLSNFRNALVLHKVNTLRNCLSGPPMICSPLQLLPCNSLVWSFFHIQTLHDTVENSCDNDDTDNISSRLIGGVLNLDGHSGKILKVSIHPYICKVQFAASLDSNGLLLFWSLSNISNSILGCPTLVPTWELLGKLATQDSCSKYTSLTWAPSIVGDKLVFFMGHTRGVDCFIVNISRTEEENIECHYLCTIPFSGHGPYEDGPSDIFAIPLTSTCNKTLCRNKLMLLAVWMGKFQALSWEVNMHSFDISTSCCECNFDSNSLDDCSVWAFQSTFANKRYCVTVIPCSSEFPSSDDMVTSFAVADSGTLSCKQQEFGFASDLCSSYPTYIMATGCFDGSLKLWKSNPGTPSTLHLPWELVGMFVAHDGPIKGICFADCGKKIATFCNKNKSNAVNTIHIWDAVNLITTGTFILEDKLTPESDVITLKWLALGTGDLLLGVCLQNGLHVYAQKHYDGLNLSNSVSFPKMNLWVRIAFAHTDIPIYDFVWGPRAAAVVIHGNYFSIFSHWLFYMDKKQKSNFHPCHSEPNAYNCKGEIYEDILSAVFTDGDTGDFRELSTGDSPADCDSKQSIKINIKDHNLSSSLFLAKEQLKSEPLTMVGLWSILEVAEIISGSLPTYHPDVLHTNISSGNWKRAYVALRHLVECLASNYDPQKKHISKRNALPNIILSYYFEGRILESSQDKGFHWSGDVSSMSSISQAPYYSGSSAENNSIPTSTRSELNGFIESLEKFPDIPLWINIEKTQILAIIDLLSEVCSSDSSSAYQSLDEPGRRFWVSLRFQQLLFQRKFARAASFEELLVNSRLFVWAYHSDCLENLFGSVIPNEPSWQEMRALGMGFWFASIPQLRARMEKLARAQYLKSKNPKDCALLYIALNRIQVLAGLFKISKDEKDKPLVGFLSRNFQEEKNKAAALKNAYVLLGKHQLELAIAFFLLGGDHSSAINVCAKNLGDEQLALVICRLLEGHGGPLEHHLITKYILPSAIDKGDYWLSSLLEWEMGNYYQSFYRMLEFSVNPVAQESTIMSNCGPFLDPTVGSYCQMLASKNSMRNAVGEQNSAILLRWATLMTVTSLKRCDQENELGDGHVVISSTLKPLPRKSSNWLSTDVSVHLEFHIKLNLALCYLSKLIREHPSWPDTASESDGEASCSDEYMLQYEKSVESFKQRLYKGLAVFEQRFLLAPSCLISMVLLLLCHHGLLFIGHDMTDGCTQEEMSQKKSDIFDVFNLYHSPFKPFFKTAEEISFLYSRLFSACSMEYSQRSSTPLEKDESKFLDSSHSHFEGLLVSLWYLRASLRTQLSSVSKDFIKKHVDILDYFEYYLYFSLAWLQKNSEALLLMVHPFLIENADGHNPYEIDMVNLKKLIPKIAQLLAQNSSVTNMENLQVSKCEEDKLVADVKHLVPDDERWKILGTCLWQHMSRFMISNLNLVLAKIEDDNLSGTFHKKHAYRELALINMDYDSISLPEKIQLVSFCLCDFLMTTVTHISSYHVKQLVEILWQKLEHDSNVMTLKWLKQTTASEYSHDRNLDILELVNRKDKCLAHQLLWDHCADPKLISDCFAQEKLDWSKDLDHKPTKGWNDLYIIMTGLHKTDDSRGDECKLSTGSSNHEVGSPVKGMFLSDHASARSNQKDITSMNIAVFQSPREMYKRNGELLEALCINSTDLQEAAAASNRKGIVFFHLEDEVPLSGESDLLWTKADWPQNGWAGSESTPAPTCVSPGVGLGSKKGAHLGLGGATVGVGSSAWPSRDLTGGGALGMLGYAGVGASGLGWEIQQDFEDFVDPPATLENTSTKAFSSHPMRPFFLVGSSNTHIYLWEFNKDKAAATYGVLPAANVPPPYALASISAVQFDHVGHRFASAASDGTVCTWQLEVGGRSNVRPTESSLCFNGHASDVTYFSSSGSIVAVAGYSSNNVNVVIWDTLAPPATSRASILCHEGGARSISVFDNHFGSGSVSPLIVTGGKGGDVGVHDFRYIATGKAKRHRRADSGGQSSITSLNYEKDQNIDGMLWYIPKAHSGSVTKIVAIPDTSLFLTGSTDGDVKLWDAQSTKLIHHWPKIHDKHTFLQSTSRGFGGIVRAAVTDIQVVPHGFLTCGGDGTVKLVRLNSHLHGYGGEL, encoded by the exons ATGATACACACAGAGAACACAGAGACAACAACCTCTTCTTCTCCAAACAtgaacaccaacaacaacaagagcATCATCATCAATCATCTTCCCCTCAATCTCCTCAGATCCGAGGTGGTCACACCCGCCCCCACCTTCTCCGATTCCACCATCGATTTCCTCCCTCACTTTGCCGGCTACTCATGGCTCGCGTATGGAGCTTCTTCCCTCCTCGTCATCACCCACTTCCCTTCTCCTCTCTCCCCTCACCAAACCCGCTTTGGACCCATTTTCCGTCAAGTCTTCGAGCTCTCCGCAGATCACTCTTCACCCGTCGCTGCTGTCTCCTGGTGCCCCGACACCCCCTCCTCCGGTGACCTCGCTGCCGCTGCCGAAAATTGCATCTGGGTTTTCAACCATGATTCTGCCACGTCTAATG GTTCTTTTTGTTGGAGCCAGAATGCAGTGCTTGTACAACAGACGAAAGTGGGAGCCATCAGATGGACAGGATCAGGGGATGGAATTATATCTGGTGGAATGGAGGTAGTCTTCTGGAAAAGAATTAACAAGTGTTGGGAAATTGCTTGGAAGTTTAAAGCAGATCAACCCCAAACTCTTGTTAGTGCAACATGGTCTATTGAGGGCCCTTCGGCAACTGCAGCACATCCTAGTAAAGAACAGATTGGAGGCTCCTTAATCAGCGAGGTGAGCAAATGTGTATTAGTATGCCAAAGCAATGGGCTATCTGAATATTCAAAAGTCAAACTGCATCATCCTCTACCTGTTGTAATGATTCAATGGAGACCATCAAGGGGAAAGCTAAACAGATATGGTAGGAATTCAATAAAGAATGTATTACTCACTTGCTGCTTAGATGGAACTGCAAGGTTATGGAGTGAGATTGATAATGGAAAGGTCAGAAGGGCTGGGAAGGACATCAATGATCAGAAGAACACAGGGTGCTCTTTTTGTGCTGTTGCTGTTATTGAGATTAATCAGACCTTAAATGGAGTTCTTGGTTCAGATATATTTGTGTCATGGGGGATGGAAATCGAGGGAATATTTAGAgcaggtgaaagaatcaaacaagttttttccAAAGAAGGATCTGAGCATGATGTTAGAAAATGTGATTGGTTAGTTGGGTTTGGTCCCGGGATGTTGCTTAGCTTTTGGGCTGTCCACTGTCTTGATGATGTTTCCCCGCTGAGATTCCCCCGAGTTACATTGTGGAGGAGAATTGAACTCCAAAACCAAGAcatagaaaatgtttttaagtttgACTTATCTAATTTTAGAAATGCATTAGTTTTGCATAAAGTCAATACACTGAGAAACTGCTTGTCTGGCCCCCCTATGATATGCTCTCCACTGCAGTTATTACCTTGTAATTCCTTAGTTTGGTCATTTTTCCATATTCAAACATTGCATGATACTGTGGAGAACTCCTGTGATAATGACGATACAGATAACATCTCCTCTCGTTTGATTGGTGGAGTTTTAAATTTAGATGGACACAGCGGAAAAATTTTAAAGGTTTCAATTCACCCTTATATATGCAAAGTTCAATTTGCTGCTTCTCTGGATTCTAATGGACTGCTGCTTTTTTGGTCACTATCTAACATTTCAAACAGCATTTTGGGGTGTCCAACTTTGGTTCCTACTTGGGAACTCCTTGGAAAGCTTGCAACTCAAGACTCATGCTCCAAGTATACAAGCTTGACATGGGCACCTTCAATAGTTGGTGATAAACTGGTTTTTTTTATGGGACATACCAGGGGGGTTGATTGCTTCATAGTCAACATTAGTCGAACCGAGGAAGAAAACATAGAATGTCACTACTTATGCACCATTCCTTTCAGTGGCCATGGTCCTTATGAGGATGGCCCATCTGATATCTTTGCAATACCTCTGACTTCTACTTGCAATAAAACATTATGTAGAAATAAACTTATGCTATTGGCAGTTTGGATGGGGAAATTTCAGGCCCTATCATGGGAAGTTAACATGCACTCTTTTGACATATCAACAAGCTGTTGTGAATGCAATTTTGATTCTAATAGCCTTGATGACTGCAGTGTTTGGGCATTTCAAAGTACATTTGCTAATAAAAGGTATTGCGTTACTGTAATTCCATGTTCATCTGAGTTTCCAAGTTCTGATGATATGGTTACTAGTTTTGCTGTAGCTGATTCAGGCACTCTGAGTTGTAAACAACAGGAGTTCGGTTTTGCAAGTGATCTTTGCAGTAGTTATCCTACATATATCATGGCCACTGGCTGCTTTGATGGTAgcttaaaactttggaaaagtaACCCTGGAACCCCGTCGACCCTGCACTTGCCATGGGAGCTTGTGGGTATGTTTGTTGCACACGACGGTCCTATCAAGGGCATATGTTTCGCTGATTGTGGTAAAAAAATTGCTACATTCTGCAACAAAAACAAATCAAATGCTGTCAATACCATCCATATATGGGATGCTGTAAATCTGATCACCACAGGGACTTTTATTTTGGAAGATAAACTAACACCTGAAAGTGATGTTATTACTCTGAAGTGGTTAGCTTTAGGGACTGGTGACTTATTGCTTGGAGTTTGTTTGCAAAATGGATTGCATGTATATGCTCAGAAGCATTATGACGGTCTGAATTTGTCCAACTCTGTTAGTTTTCCAAAAATGAATCTATGGGTTCGCATTGCATTTGCTCACACTGACATTCCAATTTATGATTTTGTGTGGGGACCCAGAGCTGCAGCAGTGGTAATCCATGGAAATTACTTTAGTATATTCAGTCATTGGTTGTTTTATATGGATAAGAAGCAAAAGAGTAATTTTCATCCTTGTCATTCAGAGCCAAATGCCTATAATTGCAAAGGTGAAATATATGAAGACATACTTTCTGCAGTTTTTACTGATGGCGACACTGGTGACTTCAGAGAACTGTCAACAGGAGACAGTCCTGCAGATTGTGATTCCAAGCAGTCCATCAAAATAAATATCAAGGACCATAACCTATCCAGTAGCTTGTTTCTGGCCAAGGAACAATTAAAATCTGAACCTCTTACCATGGTTGGTTTATGGAGCATCTTAGAAGTAGCTGAGATAATTAGTGGGTCTTTGCCTACTTATCACCCTGATGTACTACATACGAATATAAGTTCAG GCAATTGGAAACGTGCTTATGTAGCTCTGAGGCATCTTGTTGAATGTCTGGCTTCTAATTATGATCCTCAAAAGAAACATATCTCCAAAAGAAATGCTCTTCCAAATATCATATTGTCATACTATTTCGAAGGCCGTATATTAGAAAGTTCCCAAGATAAGGGATTCCATTGGAGTGGGGATGTTTCTTCAATGTCATCAATTTCACAGGCTCCATATTATTCAGGTTCCAGTGCTGAAAATAACAGCATTCCCACCTCGACAAGATCTGAGCTAAATGGCTTTATTGAATCTCTTGAGAAATTTCCCGATATACCCCTTTGGATCAACATAGAGAAGACACAGATTCTTGCAATTATTGATCTGCTAAGTGAAGTTTGTAGCTCAGACTCATCTTCTGCATATCAAAGTCTCGATGAACCTGGGCGGAG GTTTTGGGTTTCCCTCAGGTTTCAGCAACTGCTTTTTCAACGGAAGTTTGCTAGAGCTGCATCTTTTGAAGAGTTGCTTGTTAACTCAAGGTTGTTTGTGTGGGCTTACCACTCTGATTGCCTAGAAAATTTATTCGGTTCTGTCATACCTAATGAACCATCATGGCAAGAAATGCGTGCTTTGGGTATGGGCTTTTGGTTTGCTAGCATACCTCAGTTGCGTGCAAGG ATGGAGAAATTGGCAAGAGCACAGTATTTGAAGAGCAAAAATCCTAAGGATTGTGCCTTGTTGTATATTGCATTGAACAGAATTCAAGTTTTGGCTGGCCTTTTCAAAATCAGCAAGGATGAGAAGGACAAGCCTTTAGTGGGTTTTCTTTCACGCAATTTTCAG gaagagaaaaataaagctGCTGCTTTAAAAAATGCTTATGTCTTACTGGGAAAGCATCAGCTGGAATTAGCAATAGCTTTCTTTTTGCTTGGAGGTGATCATTCGTCTGCTATAAATGTTTGTGCTAAGAACCTTGGGGATGAACAGCTTGCACTAGTCATTTGTCGCCTACTTGAGGGCCATGGTGGACCACTGGAGCATCACCTAATTACAAAGTATATACTTCCATCTGCGATTGATAAAGGAGACTACTGGCTTTCAAGCCTTCTGGAG TGGGAAATGGGTAATTATTATCAATCTTTCTATAGAATGCTAGAGTTTTCTGTGAATCCTGTGGCTCAAGAGTCTACCATCATGTCCAATTGTGGTCCTTTTCTAGACCCTACTGTTGGTTCTTATTGCCAAATGCTAGCATCAAAGAATAGCATGCGGAATGCTGTAGGGGAGCAGAATTCTGCCATCCTTTTAAGATGGGCAACTTTGATGACAGTTACTTCCCTAAAAAGATGCG ATCAAGAGAATGAATTGGGTGATGGACATGTTGTGATATCCAGTACATTAAAGCCTTTGCCAAGAAAATCCTCTAACTGGTTGTCTACTGATGTATCTGTGCATCTGGAGTTTCATATTAAATTGAATTTGGCACTTTGCTACTTATCTAAATTGATAAGAGAGCATCCAAGTTGGCCTGACACTGCTTCAGAATCTGATGGGGAAGCCTCTTGTTCTGATGAGTACATGTTGCAATATGAGAAATCAGTTGAAAGTTTTAAACAAAGGTTATACAAAGGGCTTGCTGTATTTGAACAGAGGTTTTTATTGGCTCCGAGCTGCCTAATCAGTATG gttttacTCTTACTTTGCCATCATGGATTATTGTTCATTGGTCATGATATGACAGATGGATGCACTCAAGAAGAAATGTCTCAAAAGAAGAGTGATATATTTGATGTTTTCAATTTATATCACTCTCCGTTTAAACCCTTCTTTAAGACTGCCGAAGAAATCTCCTTTTTGTATTCAAGATTGTTTTCTGCCTGCAGTATGGAATATTCTCAACGAAGTTCAACTCCTCTTGAGAAAGATGAGTCCAAGTTTTTGGATTCTTCACATTCTCACTTTGAAGGTCTTCTGGTTTCATTGTGGTACTTAAGAGCTAGTTTGAGGACCCAATTGAGTTCTGTTAGCAAAGATTTTATTAAAAAGCATGTTGATATCCTTGATTATTTTGAGTactatttatatttttcattaGCTTGGCTTCAAAAGAACTCAGAAGCTCTTTTATTGATGGTGCATCCTTTCTTGATTGAAAATGCTGATGGCCATAATCCTTATGAGATTGATATGGTGAATCTGAAGAAGCTTATACCGAAAATTGCACAGTTGTTGGCTCAAAATTCTTCCGTAACTAATATGGAAAACCTCCAAGTTTCCAAATGTGAAGAAGATAAACTAGTTGCAGATGTAAAGCATTTGGTTCCTGATGATGAAAGATGGAAGATTTTAGGGACCTGCTTGTGGCAACATATGTCTAGATTCATGATATCTAACTTGAATTTGGTTCTTGCTAAAATTGAAGATGATAATTTGTCTGGCACTTTCCACAAAAAACATGCTTATAGGGAGTTGGCACTCATTAATATGGATTATGATAGCATCAGCTTGCCAGAGAAGATTCAGTTAGTCTCATTTTGCTTATGTGATTTCCTGATGACAACAGTTACTCACATTTCTTCTTATCATGTTAAACAACTTGTGGAAATTTTGTGGCAGAAATTGGAGCATGATTCGAATGTAATGACCCTTAAATGGCTAAAACAAACAACAGCATCAGAATACAGTCATGACAGAAACCTGGACATATTGGAACTGGTGAACAGGAAAGATAAATGTTTAGCTCACCAGTTACTATGGGATCACTGTGCTGATCCCAAATTAATATCTGATTGCTTTGCACAGGAAAAGCTCGATTGGTCAAAGGATTTGGACCATAAGCCTACTAAAGGATGGAATGACCTGTATATAATTATGACAGGACTACATAAAACTGATGATTCACGTGGTGATGAATGTAAACTAAGCACTGGATCTTCTAATCATGAAGTCGGATCTCCTGTTAAAGGAATGTTTCTAAGTGATCATGCTTCTGCAAGATCCAACCAGAAAGATATTACTAGTATGAATATTGCAGTTTTCCAGAGTCCCAGAGAAATGTACAAGAGAAATGGAGAACTTTTGGAG GCATTGTGTATAAACTCTACTGATCTTCAGGAAGCTGCAGCTGCTAGCAACCGGAAG GGTATAGTATTCTTTCATCTGGAAGATGAGGTTCCTTTAAGTGGTGAATCAGACCTTTTGTGGACCAAGGCTGATTGGCCACAAAATGGATGGGCAGGTTCAGAATCCACACCTGCTCCAACATGCGTTTCTCCTGGTGTTGGCCTTGGGAGCAAGAAAGGGGCACACCTCGGTCTAGGTGGAGCAACTGTTGGTGTGGGTTCTTCAGCTTGGCCAAGTAGAGACCTGACAGGTGGTGGAGCATTAGGAATGCTAGGTTATGCTGGTGTTGGTGCCTCTGGATTGGGTTGGGAAATTCAACAAGACTTTGAAGATTTTGTTGATCCACCTGCCACTTTGGAGAACACAAGTACGAAGGCTTTCTCTAGTCATCCAATGAGGCCTTTCTTCTTAGTTGGTTCAAGCAATACACACATTTACTTGTGGGAG TTCAATAAGGATAAAGCTGCTGCTACATATGGAGTGCTGCCTGCTGCCAATGTCCCTCCACCTTATGCTCTTGCGTCAATTTCAGCTGTACAGTTTGACCACGTTGGACACCGGTTTGCCAGTGCTGCATCAGACGGGACTGTCTGCACATGGCAGCTCGAGGTTGGAGGAAGGAGCAATGTTCGCCCAACAGAATCATCCCTCTGCTTTAATGGTCATGCATC GGATGTCACGTACTTTTCTTCAAGTGGATCAATTGTAGCTGTGGCTGGATATAGCTCTAATAATGTTAATGTGGTGATATGGGATACTTTAGCTCCACCTGCAACTTCTCGAGCTtccattttatgtcatgaaG GTGGTGCACGCTCCATTTCTGTGTTTGATAATCATTTCGGAAGTGGTTCTGTTTCCCCTCTTATCGTGACCGGTGGCAAAGGCGGTGATGTTG